The following proteins are encoded in a genomic region of Colletotrichum higginsianum IMI 349063 chromosome 9, whole genome shotgun sequence:
- a CDS encoding 6-phosphogluconate dehydrogenase family protein, whose translation MGIGMATNLQKHLSKLGAPNLQYHNRTMSRGDPLAEIGGVARPEVEDLVSTTDIIFMSLSDDAAVDATLDAILGAAAALDLTDKIIVDTSTAHPLTSAKSRDRLAERNAQFVAAPVFGASPVAAEGKLLWIVAGPHDAVEDISPFVVGVMGRGVIRLGEDVQQSSMMKTAGNFMTAGMMELVAEAHVFAEKTGLGTDAMERLIEQQYGPLALSMSKRMTTGAYMPPRGARPWSDLTLALKDVGHGIDCAEKVGTRLEIGEVVLRHLSEAKSFSDAEGRPLDSSSMYGVLRRESDLPFETELVLKRDSSGV comes from the exons ATGGGTATTGGTATGGCAACAAACCTACAGAAGCATCTCTCTAAACTAGGTGCTCCAAATCTGCAGTACCACAACAGGACAATGTCACGCGGCGATCCCTTGGCAGAGATCGGAGGGGTAGCACGCCCCGAAGTCGAAGATCTTGTCAGTACCACAGACATCATCTTCATGTCCCTCAGCGACGATGCCGCGGTTGACGCAACCCTGGACGCGAttcttggcgccgccgcagctcTCGACCTGACGGACAAGATCATTGTGGATACTTCCACCGCCCACCCACTGACCTCGGCGAAATCAAGGGATCGTCTTGCTGAAAGAAACGCACAGTTTGTCGCTGCTCCCGTTTTTGGCGCCAGTCCTGTGGCTGCTGAAGGAAAGCTGCTGTGGATCGTTGCCGGACcccacgacgccgtcgaggacatcAGCCCGTTCGTCGTTGGCGTTATGGGCAGGGGCGTCATACGGCTCGGAGAAGACGTGCAGCAGTCCAGCATGATGAAGACAGCTGG GAACTTCATGACCGCCGGGATGAtggagctcgtcgccgaagcTCACGTCTTTGCCGAGAAGACGGGACTCGGCACGGACGCAATGGAAAGGCTCATAGAACAGCAATACGGGCCCTTGGCTCTCTCAATGTCGAAGCGTATGACGACAGGGGCTTACATGCCGCCGCGCGGCGCGAGGCCTTGGTCGGACCTGACGCTGGCGTTGAAGGACGTCGGTCACGGCATCGACTGTGCGGAGAAAGTCGGCACCCGACTGGAAATTGGCGAAGTCGTGTTGAGACACTTGAGTGAGGCGAAATCGTTCTCGGACGCGGAAGGTAGGCCGCTCGATTCGTCATCCATGTACGGAGTCTTAAGGCGGGAGTCTGATTTGCCGTTTGAGACTGAGCTCGTCTTGAAGCGAGACAGCTCTGGAGTCTGA
- a CDS encoding Penicillin-binding protein, with translation MAAAGAPGLSIGIINGVDGTTQSYHLGYRDVERQLRPNDQTRYNINSLSKSVVSVLTGMIIFGGQGQPAVTWSDPVRTWLPEFGCMSKDVRYDSNIVDLLSHRTGVVDSDNLWLGANNAVFLPKSEAIRSFTGLGFVEPFRTSFSYNNFGYEIVGQVLEKVTGKPLGKLLEDYVFRPLAMNRTSTSWMDSDDNEAKSYSVLKDLSPIEVGRPLLGNGTIMEAAGGVKSTLADLFVYYKALLQEINAQFDSGTDSTDISSLKFCRLISFNQARLPGQSIREQGYGLGLARGQLPGQLGRISANIGLGEEPIVGKGGPSTLVLYHHGCQPGSTSVVLLLPELKAGIVVLQNSLPLVDTPDLIGQFLLETLLQTPEPNDYLQLTRDFQEVAVHTIDNVREELEKHRVPGTKPRALESFKGRYWNELNNFCIDINVTNEGFLSLRLQGDDSEVYLLHHYHYDTFSWLMPHDEIIKRGRMVTFFGWEYYLMEFSGITTDSDIHQFHWKVMDSYTTTFTKEKANTDTSVS, from the coding sequence ATGGCAGCCGCAGGGGCGCCCGGCTTATCCATCGGAATCATTAACGGAGTCGACGGCACTACCCAAAGCTATCACCTAGGCTACCGTGATGTGGAGCGCCAGCTACGACCCAACGACCAAACCAGGTACAACATCAACTCCCTGTCCAAAAGCGTCGTATCTGTCTTGACAGGCATGATCATCTTTGGCGGACAAGGACAGCCTGCTGTGACCTGGAGTGACCCAGTTCGCACCTGGCTACCGGAGTTCGGCTGCATGTCCAAAGATGTTCGCTATGACAGCAATATTGTCGACCTACTTTCGCACCGAACTGGTGTGGTGGACAGTGACAATTTATGGCTGGGCGCGAACAACGCTGTCTTTCTGCCCAAATCCGAAGCAATCAGATCGTTCACTGGACTCGGCTTTGTGGAACCATTTCGGACCTCGTTCTCGTACAATAACTTCGGTTATGAGATCGTCGGGCAAGTTCTTGAGAAGGTCACTGGTAAACCACTTGGCAAGCTCTTGGAGGATTACGTCTTCCGGCCGCTCGCGATGAATCGGACAAGCACCTCCTGGATGGACTCTGACGATAACGAAGCAAAGTCCTACAGCGTGCTCAAGGATCTCTCGCCCATTGAAGTAGGCCGTCCCTTGCTTGGCAACGGTACCATCATGGAGGCCGCAGGCGGCGTCAAATCCACGTTAGCGGATCTCTTCGTGTATTACAAGGCTCTCTTGCAAGAGATCAACGCGCAATTCGACTCCGGCACCGACTCAACCGACATTTCCTCCTTGAAATTCTGCAGGCTGATTTCTTTCAATCAAGCTCGATTGCCTGGACAGTCCATCCGCGAACAGGGATATGGCCTCGGCTTGGCTCGTGGCCAGCTTCCCGGCCAGCTTGGGAGAATATCGGCAAACATTGGACTGGGTGAAGAGCCCATCGTCGGCAAAGGAGGCCCTTCGACATTGGTTTTGTATCATCACGGTTGCCAGCCCGGCTCTACGTCGGTTGTTTTGCTCCTTCCTGAGTTGAAGGCGGGCATCGTCGTTCTTCAGAACTCGCTCCCTCTCGTTGACACCCCTGATCTCATCGGCCAGTTTCTCCTTGAGACTTTGTTGCAGACTCCAGAACCTAATGACTACCTGCAGCTCACGCGAGATTTCCAGGAGGTTGCGGTTCACACCATTGACAATGTCCGTGAAGAACTTGAAAAACATCGGGTGCCTGGGACCAAGCCGCGTGCATTGGAATCCTTCAAAGGTCGCTACTGGAACGAGCTCAACAATTTCTGCATCGACATCAACGTCACAAATGAGGGCTTTCTATCCCTGCGACTGCAGGGAGATGATTCAGAAGTGTATCTTCTGCACCACTATCACTACGATACATTCTCTTGGCTCATGCCCCacgacgagatcatcaaACGCGGTCGCATGGTGACTTTCTTTGGTTGGGAATACTACCTGATGGAGTTCAGTGGCATTACGACTGACAGCGACATCCATCAATTCCACTGGAAAGTGATGGATTCTTACACCACCACCTTTACCAAGGAAAAAGCTAATACCGACACCTCGGTGagttaa